The Methanomassiliicoccales archaeon genome has a segment encoding these proteins:
- a CDS encoding KamA family radical SAM protein: MNEREHNNVITTFKDHLSKLDPHMDGILLKYHSKTMIRRKLTDLINTRRSHFNGLDYNVDDLERVVALNCLSTMENFISERNEVVSKSSVLKGLMAAYSGNQDEAYTYAFYVDLINVIKGAQALSGIYDEEAPAQNGINDAETTRMRSDHLDKLALRCRTSMAKYPNGLNESVIANRLDNRRRILSALGGEEDHWWDYKWQRKNTIRNSATLSKLIDLTEEESNAIELAVKNHIPFGITPYYVSLMDKDTLRRNDHAVRAQVIPKEHYLKQVLSSLTTKDKSELDFMKEGVTSPVPLVTRRYPMIAIMKPYNSCAQICVYCQRNWEIRDIDIDQPTIDDRTVDKAIEWFSEHPMVSEVLLTGGDPVLLEDKILSLLIKRFSEIDHITRIRIGTRIPVVLPMRFTESLLTILEEAHNPPKQELCIVTHVEHPYEITPEFVTAIQSIRKRGMSVYNQQVFTFENSRRFETAALRELLKRAGVDPYYTFNTKGKEETQWFRVPIARLLQERKEEARLLPGLTRTDEPVFNIPALGKNHLRAWQHHDMIMITPEGERVYEFHPWEKNIVTAPTYIHRDVPIMDYLDRLQGIEEDPSDYWSIWYYF, from the coding sequence ATCATAGCAAAACAATGATCAGGAGGAAACTAACCGATCTAATAAACACAAGGAGGAGCCATTTCAACGGTCTAGATTACAATGTTGACGACCTCGAAAGAGTAGTGGCTTTGAACTGTCTCAGCACCATGGAGAATTTTATTAGCGAAAGGAACGAGGTCGTTTCCAAATCAAGTGTTCTAAAAGGGCTGATGGCCGCATATAGTGGCAATCAGGATGAAGCGTACACTTACGCCTTCTATGTCGACCTGATCAACGTCATCAAAGGAGCGCAGGCCTTATCTGGCATATATGATGAGGAAGCACCAGCTCAAAATGGCATAAATGATGCCGAAACGACCCGAATGAGATCGGATCATCTTGACAAATTGGCGCTTCGTTGCCGAACGAGCATGGCAAAATATCCCAATGGATTGAACGAGTCGGTCATCGCGAACCGGCTTGACAATCGCAGGAGGATCTTAAGCGCCCTGGGCGGGGAGGAGGACCACTGGTGGGACTACAAGTGGCAACGGAAAAACACCATAAGGAATTCCGCCACACTCTCGAAGCTCATCGATCTGACCGAGGAGGAGTCAAACGCAATTGAACTGGCGGTTAAAAATCACATCCCCTTCGGGATCACACCTTATTACGTGTCATTGATGGACAAGGACACATTGCGAAGAAACGACCATGCGGTTAGAGCCCAGGTCATCCCTAAAGAGCATTATCTAAAACAGGTCCTTTCTTCGTTGACGACCAAAGACAAATCCGAACTCGATTTCATGAAAGAAGGAGTGACATCACCAGTGCCGCTGGTCACTCGAAGATATCCGATGATCGCTATCATGAAACCTTATAATTCCTGCGCCCAGATCTGCGTCTATTGTCAGCGCAATTGGGAGATAAGGGATATCGATATCGATCAGCCGACCATCGACGATCGTACCGTAGATAAGGCGATCGAATGGTTCTCCGAGCATCCAATGGTCAGTGAGGTGCTATTGACAGGGGGAGATCCAGTACTGTTAGAGGACAAAATACTATCCCTGCTCATTAAAAGGTTCTCAGAGATAGATCACATCACCAGAATAAGGATAGGCACACGAATCCCCGTCGTGCTACCGATGCGCTTTACAGAATCGTTACTTACCATATTGGAGGAAGCGCACAATCCGCCCAAACAGGAACTGTGCATAGTTACCCATGTTGAACATCCCTATGAGATAACCCCCGAGTTCGTCACCGCCATCCAATCGATAAGAAAACGAGGAATGTCGGTCTATAACCAGCAGGTCTTCACCTTTGAGAACAGTCGAAGGTTCGAGACAGCCGCGTTAAGGGAGCTGCTCAAACGGGCTGGGGTCGATCCCTATTATACATTTAACACCAAAGGCAAGGAGGAGACCCAGTGGTTTCGTGTTCCAATAGCCCGTTTATTACAGGAACGGAAAGAGGAGGCACGTCTGCTTCCAGGGCTAACGCGTACCGATGAGCCAGTGTTCAACATCCCTGCTCTCGGGAAGAACCATCTTCGTGCATGGCAACATCACGACATGATCATGATAACACCAGAGGGGGAACGGGTGTACGAGTTCCACCCCTGGGAAAAGAACATCGTCACGGCCCCCACCTATATTCACCGAGACGTACCGATTATGGACTATCTCGACCGCCTGCAGGGCATAGAGGAAGATCCCTCAGATTATTGGAGCATATGGTATTATTTCTGA
- a CDS encoding cation:proton antiporter, with product MVVLGTSSLFIVAGLAIVIGFVANYLFRRFKAPDVLIIMLFGYLIGPTAFGLIEADVTDLVESLVPYVSALALAFIMFNGGLELDLHEVRHSARTTLLLAAGGFGMVLISISLMLYFLLDIPLQYAILGGVVFCSTSAPTVIPMIVNMECSRRIKTVLTLESAITDTLVVGIGTALVVYFSQDSASLAGTTIGLISSLAVAFLVGLLASLIWARLLPFLQGFKYYYLLTLGVLLLLYALCEIITPYGGGVIVVLVFGLMLNNAHYVHGLLPRSLRQPLLNNEFKVINEEAAFFIKVFFFTFLGLYVSTIDFQVTYLVLGLMVFIALLLIRVAMTRLVSKNAKMDNAERTMLYTMFPRGLCTVVTALLPLSYGLDIGEAQQALIGIVSTVVVLTTLLASFGAYMAERKLCQMKKIEEMEEFLIPEF from the coding sequence GTGGTCGTTCTCGGCACCTCCTCTTTGTTCATCGTGGCTGGACTGGCGATAGTGATAGGTTTCGTTGCCAACTACCTTTTCCGTCGCTTCAAGGCGCCGGACGTGCTTATCATCATGCTCTTCGGATACCTGATTGGCCCCACGGCGTTTGGCTTAATCGAAGCGGACGTGACCGACCTGGTGGAGAGCTTGGTACCCTATGTGTCGGCGTTAGCGCTGGCGTTCATCATGTTCAACGGTGGTCTCGAGCTCGATTTGCATGAGGTCCGCCACTCAGCTCGCACTACTCTGCTCCTAGCGGCAGGTGGTTTCGGGATGGTCCTTATATCCATCTCGTTGATGCTCTACTTTCTTCTGGACATTCCTTTGCAGTACGCCATCTTGGGCGGGGTGGTGTTCTGTTCCACCTCCGCTCCCACGGTCATTCCTATGATCGTCAATATGGAATGCTCCCGTCGAATCAAGACGGTGCTCACTTTGGAATCGGCGATAACGGACACGTTAGTTGTAGGCATCGGGACTGCTTTGGTAGTGTACTTCAGTCAAGACAGCGCATCTCTTGCAGGCACTACTATCGGATTAATCAGCAGCCTTGCCGTCGCCTTCCTCGTCGGCTTGCTGGCCAGTCTGATTTGGGCTCGCCTCCTTCCTTTCCTGCAGGGCTTCAAGTACTATTACCTGCTCACTTTGGGTGTCCTGCTCCTTCTCTACGCACTATGCGAGATCATCACACCCTACGGTGGGGGAGTGATCGTAGTGTTGGTCTTCGGTTTAATGTTGAACAACGCGCACTATGTGCATGGCCTGCTACCACGCAGCCTCCGTCAACCTCTATTGAACAACGAGTTCAAGGTGATCAACGAGGAAGCGGCGTTCTTCATCAAGGTGTTCTTCTTTACTTTCTTGGGGTTGTACGTCTCCACCATCGACTTCCAGGTCACCTACCTGGTATTGGGATTGATGGTGTTCATCGCTTTACTATTGATTCGGGTGGCTATGACCAGGCTCGTCTCTAAGAACGCTAAGATGGATAATGCGGAGCGGACCATGCTTTATACGATGTTCCCCCGAGGGCTATGCACTGTGGTCACTGCTTTGCTGCCCTTGTCCTACGGCCTAGACATAGGGGAAGCCCAGCAGGCATTGATAGGTATCGTGTCGACGGTGGTGGTGCTGACCACACTCCTTGCCTCCTTCGGGGCGTACATGGCGGAGCGCAAGCTATGCCAAATGAAGAAAATAGAAGAAATGGAAGAGTTCTTAATACCGGAGTTTTAA
- a CDS encoding cation:proton antiporter yields the protein MAGEEQIGEILLSIFVLIVVAKVLGLLCEWATRAMRNRIVIPAVIGEIVGGIIIGNTLLMDRLNLNPGSMNGDMFFILSQLGVIFLIFAVGLETPYSELRRVGRTAFLVALLGVILPFLGGYALFLAYNYSNTEAMFVGAAMVATSVGITARVIKDMNLTHTLESKIIIGAAVIDDVMGLIVLSLVVGISSGSGEGLVSVGIVAVEAIVFVLGIMFIGGLISKVRNNNRKMMSEGEICPPITPEGRTLSISALSLAIILCLGISYAAIYIGLAAIVGAFLAGMVFAEFQDKWFCQDKIEAINEFLVPFFFLYVGTKVHLNDFSGILALAIILTIIAIITKFVGCGIGAYKMGGKSAAIVGSGMFPRGEVAMIVAAIGLNQGVVEQSVYAIVVFMAIATTLVAPPLLTYFFQKKYGKTPIVPEMKGQRCQR from the coding sequence ATGGCTGGCGAGGAACAGATTGGTGAAATTCTGCTGAGCATATTCGTTTTGATAGTAGTTGCGAAGGTGCTCGGGCTCCTTTGCGAATGGGCTACGCGCGCTATGAGGAATCGTATCGTGATTCCTGCGGTAATCGGGGAGATTGTTGGCGGTATCATCATTGGTAACACCCTCCTGATGGACCGATTGAATCTCAATCCTGGCAGCATGAATGGAGATATGTTCTTTATCTTATCTCAACTCGGAGTCATATTTCTCATCTTTGCCGTAGGTCTGGAAACACCATACAGTGAGCTTCGACGCGTTGGAAGGACGGCTTTCCTTGTAGCCTTGTTGGGAGTGATTCTTCCCTTCCTCGGTGGTTATGCCTTGTTCCTGGCGTACAATTATAGCAACACCGAAGCCATGTTCGTTGGTGCGGCTATGGTGGCGACTTCTGTCGGCATCACCGCCAGGGTCATCAAGGACATGAACCTGACCCATACCTTGGAATCCAAGATAATCATCGGAGCAGCGGTAATCGACGACGTCATGGGTCTGATCGTACTTTCTCTCGTCGTCGGTATTAGCAGCGGTAGTGGCGAGGGCCTGGTCAGCGTGGGCATCGTGGCTGTGGAGGCAATCGTGTTCGTCCTGGGCATCATGTTCATCGGTGGCCTCATCAGTAAGGTGCGAAACAACAATCGGAAGATGATGTCAGAGGGGGAGATCTGTCCTCCCATCACCCCCGAGGGTAGGACATTATCAATTAGCGCTCTGTCCTTGGCCATCATCCTCTGCCTGGGCATATCCTATGCCGCCATCTACATCGGCCTTGCCGCCATCGTCGGGGCTTTCCTGGCCGGTATGGTCTTCGCCGAGTTCCAGGACAAATGGTTCTGTCAGGACAAGATCGAGGCCATCAACGAGTTCCTGGTCCCCTTCTTCTTCCTCTATGTTGGAACAAAGGTCCATTTGAATGATTTCTCAGGAATTCTAGCACTTGCCATTATCTTGACCATAATCGCTATCATCACTAAATTCGTCGGATGTGGTATCGGCGCATATAAAATGGGAGGGAAATCAGCGGCCATCGTCGGATCGGGAATGTTCCCTCGAGGTGAAGTGGCAATGATCGTTGCTGCTATTGGTCTAAATCAAGGGGTAGTGGAACAATCGGTCTATGCCATAGTGGTGTTCATGGCAATAGCGACGACGCTGGTGGCGCCACCTTTGCTTACCTACTTCTTCCAAAAGAAATATGGAAAGACCCCTATTGTTCCAGAGATGAAGGGTCAAAGATGTCAACGATGA
- a CDS encoding citrate (Si)-synthase: MGIMSEKNDRVVVRGLKDIAAAETRISYVNPMGSLYYLGYNIDDLVGKVVYAEIAYLLIYKKLPDQRELNEFNSNLISEMELPEETIRSIKSTPKNSHPMDVLRTEVSRLGEYDSESNDLSENANIRRATRLIAQVPTIVAALHRSRIGQSILSPRKDYSFAKNFLYMFRGSPPDDDETDVLHRLMILHADHGFNASTFAARVTASTNSDMYSAVTSAIGTLRGPLHGGASEKVMEMLDDIGLEEHVEEYIRGLFDDNIKIMGFGHRVYKTEDPRTKHLRSIVENLCHRERTMSLYNKCIKIEEIVHDRKRIYPNLDFYAAVAMDALGVPKEFFTPFFTSSRISGWVAHVIEQYEDAVLLRPSSNYIGDFGKTFVPMEQR, translated from the coding sequence ATGGGGATAATGAGTGAAAAAAATGACAGGGTCGTTGTTCGAGGATTGAAGGATATTGCTGCAGCTGAGACAAGAATAAGTTATGTCAATCCAATGGGCTCGCTGTATTACCTAGGATACAATATTGATGATCTCGTGGGAAAAGTCGTCTATGCGGAGATAGCCTATCTTCTAATTTATAAAAAGTTGCCCGATCAACGTGAATTGAACGAGTTCAACTCCAATCTGATTTCGGAGATGGAATTACCAGAGGAAACCATTCGAAGCATCAAATCCACTCCTAAGAATAGCCACCCCATGGATGTATTACGAACTGAAGTTTCCCGACTTGGAGAATATGATTCTGAAAGCAATGACCTATCAGAGAACGCGAACATCAGGAGAGCTACCAGGTTAATAGCCCAAGTGCCAACAATTGTGGCCGCCTTGCATAGAAGTCGCATTGGACAATCAATTCTGTCCCCGAGGAAGGATTATAGCTTCGCTAAGAACTTTCTCTATATGTTCAGAGGCTCTCCTCCAGACGATGACGAAACCGACGTCCTTCATCGGCTCATGATCCTCCATGCCGATCACGGGTTCAACGCCTCCACCTTTGCTGCCCGAGTTACAGCAAGCACGAATTCTGACATGTATTCTGCTGTCACCTCCGCAATCGGAACCCTGAGGGGTCCATTGCACGGAGGAGCCAGTGAGAAAGTAATGGAAATGCTCGATGACATAGGATTGGAAGAACACGTTGAAGAGTATATTCGTGGTTTATTTGACGATAATATAAAAATAATGGGTTTCGGCCACCGGGTATATAAAACAGAAGACCCGAGAACGAAGCATCTTCGGAGCATAGTTGAAAATCTGTGTCACCGCGAGAGAACTATGAGCTTGTACAACAAATGCATCAAGATCGAGGAAATTGTACACGATAGGAAGAGGATCTATCCAAACTTAGATTTCTACGCCGCAGTAGCTATGGATGCGTTGGGAGTCCCTAAAGAATTCTTTACGCCATTCTTCACTTCAAGCAGAATATCAGGGTGGGTCGCTCATGTAATAGAACAATACGAGGACGCGGTCCTCCTTCGTCCATCATCAAACTATATTGGAGATTTCGGAAAGACCTTTGTCCCGATGGAACAGCGATAA